A single genomic interval of Hyphomicrobiales bacterium harbors:
- a CDS encoding threonine ammonia-lyase, producing MITLADIKAAAELIDGQVMRTPLIAAPKLSALTGAEIFVKYENLQVTNAFKERGALVRLHHLTPQERARGVIAMSAGNHAQAVAYHAARLGIPATIVMPRPTPFVKIENTERHGARVVLIGETLADAQGEAERLQRKEGLVFVHPYDDPHIIAGQGTIALEMLADRPDLDCLVVPVGGGGLIAGNAVAAKGLKPGITVIGVEAALYPSMAAALKGDEARCGGQTLAEGIAVARVGALPLEIARALVDDIVLVSEVELERAVNAFLTLQKTMAEGAGAAGLAALIAAPERFEGRKVGLILAGGNIDPRILASIMVRELQREGRIVSLRVTVPDRPGRLGQIATRIGALGANILEVSHHRLFLDVPAQGTRLDVTIEVRDSAHTERIIAALQEESFAVSVLDAPGTADPGSR from the coding sequence ATGATCACGCTCGCCGACATCAAGGCCGCCGCCGAGCTGATCGACGGCCAGGTGATGCGCACGCCGCTGATCGCGGCGCCAAAGCTCTCCGCCCTCACCGGCGCCGAGATCTTCGTCAAATACGAAAATTTGCAGGTCACCAACGCCTTCAAGGAGCGCGGCGCGCTCGTCCGTCTGCACCATCTTACGCCGCAAGAGCGCGCCCGCGGCGTCATCGCCATGTCGGCCGGCAACCACGCCCAGGCGGTCGCCTATCACGCGGCCCGCCTCGGCATCCCGGCGACCATCGTCATGCCCAGGCCGACTCCCTTCGTGAAGATCGAGAACACCGAGCGGCATGGCGCCCGGGTGGTGCTCATCGGCGAGACGCTGGCCGACGCGCAAGGCGAGGCGGAGCGCCTGCAACGGAAAGAAGGCCTTGTCTTCGTCCACCCTTACGACGATCCCCACATCATCGCCGGCCAGGGCACCATTGCACTGGAGATGCTCGCCGACCGGCCCGACCTCGACTGTCTGGTGGTGCCGGTCGGCGGCGGCGGTCTCATCGCCGGCAACGCGGTCGCCGCCAAGGGGCTGAAGCCCGGTATTACGGTCATCGGCGTCGAGGCGGCCCTCTACCCGTCGATGGCGGCGGCGCTCAAGGGAGACGAGGCGCGCTGCGGCGGCCAGACGCTCGCCGAGGGCATCGCGGTCGCCAGAGTCGGCGCGCTGCCGCTTGAAATCGCGCGCGCGCTCGTCGACGACATCGTTCTGGTCTCGGAAGTCGAGCTGGAGCGCGCCGTCAACGCCTTCCTGACGCTGCAGAAGACCATGGCCGAGGGCGCGGGAGCGGCCGGGCTCGCGGCGCTCATCGCCGCGCCCGAGCGCTTCGAGGGCCGCAAGGTCGGCTTGATTCTCGCCGGCGGCAATATCGACCCGCGCATCCTCGCCTCCATTATGGTGCGCGAATTGCAGCGCGAGGGCCGCATCGTCTCCTTGCGCGTCACCGTGCCCGACCGGCCCGGCAGGCTCGGCCAGATCGCCACCCGCATCGGCGCACTCGGCGCCAACATCCTCGAGGTCTCCCATCACCGCCTGTTCCTCGACGTGCCAGCCCAGGGCACCCGCCTCGACGTGACCATCGAGGTGCGCGATTCGGCCCACACGGAGCGGATCATCGCCGCCCTGCAGGAAGAGAGCTTCGCGGTGAGCGTGCTCGACGCGCCCGGGACCGCGGATCCCGGCAGCCGCTGA
- a CDS encoding SLC13 family permease, producing MHLPALQMWFTFAVIAVAVGLLVSERVRLEVTCAGIILTFLIFFHFFPVAGPDGGNLLAPERLLAGFANPALIAILALLVIGQGLFQTGALEAPTRTITHLAGRHAGLVPPLVLVVAAVISAFMNNTPVVVMFLPILGAIAGRLRMSPSKVLMPLSFVAILGGMTTLIGSSTNLLVADVAVSAGLPRLGFFDITVPGVVMAAIGLVYVLFVMPRLLAPRATMAEEVADGGGKQFIAQIEVSFEHPLVGTQSVSGMFPSLKNMTVRLVQRGEHAFLPPFEDVTLRPGDVVIVAATRQVLAEALKAPDNILAAVPGESEAEPAGQRDGGDQLMLAEAVIAPGSRMIGRTVEQSGLHAETGCIVLGIQRRSRMIRMRLSDIRLESGDVILTLGLSQQVSRLRLSRDLLLLERSAAELPMTERASRALVIFAAVVLAAAIGLVPIVIAALTGAFAMVATGCLNVRQAARAFDRQIYLLIAASLAMALPLDATGGAMFLAHGVVDALGNASSAVLLSAIFALVAVLTNLLSNNATAVLFTPIAASAAAEVGAEPLPFVIAVIFAANCSFASPIGYQTNLLVMGPGHYRFGDFLRAGTPLVILIWIAFSVFAPWYYGLS from the coding sequence ATGCATCTTCCGGCATTGCAGATGTGGTTCACCTTCGCGGTGATCGCGGTGGCGGTGGGGCTGCTGGTCAGCGAGCGCGTCCGCCTTGAGGTCACCTGTGCAGGCATCATCTTGACATTTCTGATCTTCTTTCATTTCTTTCCGGTCGCCGGGCCGGACGGCGGCAATCTTCTCGCGCCCGAGCGCCTGCTCGCCGGCTTCGCCAATCCGGCGCTGATCGCCATCCTGGCGCTGCTCGTCATCGGCCAGGGCCTGTTCCAGACCGGCGCGCTCGAGGCGCCGACGCGGACGATCACCCATCTTGCCGGACGCCACGCCGGCCTGGTGCCGCCGCTGGTGCTGGTGGTCGCCGCCGTCATCAGCGCCTTCATGAACAATACGCCGGTGGTGGTCATGTTCCTGCCGATCCTCGGCGCCATCGCTGGGCGGCTGCGCATGTCGCCGAGCAAGGTGCTGATGCCGCTCTCCTTCGTCGCCATTCTCGGCGGCATGACGACGCTGATCGGCTCGTCGACCAACCTGCTGGTCGCCGACGTGGCCGTGAGCGCCGGGCTGCCGCGGCTCGGCTTTTTCGATATTACCGTCCCGGGCGTGGTGATGGCGGCGATCGGTCTCGTCTATGTGCTGTTCGTCATGCCGCGCCTGCTCGCCCCTCGCGCCACCATGGCCGAAGAAGTCGCCGACGGCGGCGGCAAGCAGTTCATCGCCCAGATCGAGGTCAGCTTCGAGCACCCTCTGGTCGGCACCCAGTCGGTCAGCGGCATGTTCCCGAGCCTCAAGAACATGACGGTGCGTCTTGTCCAGCGCGGCGAGCACGCCTTCCTGCCGCCGTTCGAGGACGTCACGCTGAGGCCCGGCGACGTGGTCATCGTGGCGGCGACCCGCCAGGTCCTGGCCGAGGCGCTGAAGGCGCCCGACAACATTCTCGCCGCCGTGCCGGGCGAGAGCGAGGCGGAGCCGGCCGGCCAGCGCGACGGCGGGGACCAGCTGATGCTCGCCGAGGCGGTGATCGCGCCGGGTTCGCGCATGATCGGCCGCACCGTCGAGCAGTCCGGCCTGCACGCGGAGACCGGCTGCATCGTGCTCGGCATCCAGCGCCGTAGCCGGATGATTCGCATGCGGCTTTCAGACATCAGGCTCGAGTCCGGCGACGTGATCCTGACGCTTGGCTTGTCGCAGCAGGTCAGCCGCCTGCGGCTGAGCCGCGACCTGTTGCTGCTCGAACGGTCCGCCGCCGAGCTGCCGATGACCGAGCGCGCCAGTCGGGCGCTCGTCATTTTTGCCGCCGTCGTCTTGGCGGCGGCGATCGGCCTGGTACCGATCGTCATCGCGGCGCTGACCGGCGCCTTCGCCATGGTCGCCACGGGCTGCCTCAACGTCCGCCAGGCCGCGCGCGCCTTCGACCGCCAGATCTATCTCCTGATCGCCGCCTCGCTCGCCATGGCGCTGCCGCTGGACGCGACCGGCGGGGCGATGTTCCTGGCCCATGGAGTGGTCGACGCGCTCGGCAACGCCTCGTCGGCGGTGCTGCTGTCGGCCATCTTCGCCCTGGTGGCGGTGCTGACCAACCTGTTGTCCAACAACGCCACCGCGGTGCTGTTCACGCCGATCGCCGCCAGCGCCGCCGCCGAGGTCGGGGCCGAACCGTTGCCCTTCGTCATCGCCGTCATCTTCGCCGCCAACTGCTCCTTCGCCTCGCCCATCGGCTATCAGACCAATCTCCTGGTCATGGGGCCGGGGCATTACCGCTTCGGCGATTTCCT
- a CDS encoding RDD family protein, with protein sequence MSDRDVFESGDGLRPHAYFPDKQPELFDGVLGQRFIAFLLDAVIILSMTFVGWLVLAVLGVLTFGLAWLLLGLVFPVVALGYTGLTLGGPGSATIGMRMVGVEMRTWYGAPMYFVLAVVHAVVFWVSISVLTPFILLVGLFNDRRRLLHDFLIGTVVINKR encoded by the coding sequence ATGTCGGACAGGGATGTATTCGAAAGCGGCGACGGGCTGCGCCCGCACGCCTATTTCCCGGATAAGCAGCCTGAGCTTTTCGACGGCGTGCTCGGGCAGCGGTTCATCGCCTTCCTCCTCGACGCGGTCATCATTCTCAGCATGACCTTTGTCGGCTGGCTGGTTCTGGCGGTACTCGGCGTCCTCACCTTCGGCCTGGCCTGGCTGTTGCTCGGTCTCGTCTTTCCCGTCGTCGCGCTGGGCTATACCGGGCTTACCCTCGGCGGGCCCGGTTCGGCGACCATCGGCATGCGCATGGTGGGCGTCGAGATGCGCACCTGGTACGGCGCGCCGATGTATTTCGTCCTCGCGGTGGTGCACGCGGTGGTGTTCTGGGTCAGCATTTCCGTCCTGACGCCGTTCATCCTGCTCGTCGGCCTGTTCAACGACCGCCGCCGCCTGCTGCACGATTTCCTCATCGGCACGGTGGTCATCAACAAGCGTTAG